The Scleropages formosus chromosome 20, fSclFor1.1, whole genome shotgun sequence genomic interval GGCTTGTTTCATGTTGCCAGGAGTAAAGAAGGTGTAAGCGGTGCCTGTTTTTTGACTACGTGCAGTCCTTCCAATGCGATGAATATAGTCCTCAGAGGAGTTAGGGTAGTCATAATTGATGACAAATTTCACATCTTCCACATCTGTAAAGTGTTGCAGTGTGGCAAAAGGGAACGTACAAGATTTTGCACACCACAACAGCCAGACCAAAAACACAAGTTAGCAAAACCAAGGGGGTAGAAAAGATACTCCGAGCTGCAAAGAACAACGTTAACACAAATCCAGTGTTCTAACTGTGGGAATACTACTGTGGGAAGAGAAAAACGATGCACACTCCGTTTCCTTagtccaacaaaaaaaaaaaaaaaaattaaaggaaaaaagtattaatgCATCCACCCTCCCTTATATAATcacatgaaaaaggaaaaaaatactggatATGAAGTCTTACCATAAAGGAGTATGCATTCACTAGTCCTTTCCCAATGCAGCGAACTCCCAAATAATTGTCAAGTGACATCCAGGTGCTTCTACGCAGTAGGGCCGCTATGTGCACTGTTGCCTCCTCATGTGCCAATATAGGACCTTTCAGTGGATAAAGCTTTGAAGGTCCCCTCCTCTTACACACTCATAAGAAGCTTGCTATAAAGGCCACACTGCATGTCTTGCCAAGACCATATAGACCAACTCTAATGTGAgggaacccaaaaaaaaaacaggaaaaaactaCAAATAGGCCAATCGAACCctgaattaagaaaaaaaaaaaatccctcatgAGTCTCGTCTAGGCAAGATGTTCCCAGAAGCCAGTATTCACTTGAGAAAATGTCTCTCATTGGCAGGTCTCGACATGACTTAAAAACGCAGGCGAGGGAGGAACTCGAATTTCGTACAAGCTTCAATTCCCCACTTCTCTTACTAGATGTCCCATGTTCACTACTGATGTGCCAGTTGAATTTTGGTACTGATGTGTTTATCCATGTTAAATTGCTCCCTCCATTTAAACAAACTTTCCCAGAGACTGAGCTAAACAATCTGTTTAGCAAACACCCATGCTTTGATAAGCTCTGCAAGTTAAAGGAATACTCAGTTCTCAAATGGTCTTGCCATACAGTGCTCCACAAGACATGCAGGCCAAGGTAAACAGCACAGCACTAGGTTTGAGTTGGAGCATGGCTAGGTGAATGGCATCTCGAGTAAATCCATGGACAGAGAACAGATAACAGTATTAGAGCAAGGCTTAGCCACACTGCCTTTTGAAGATTACTGGCACACAATACTGAGCTGAACCTTTCACCTCTCTACCCGACTGGGTGGCAGCCAGTCGGTCAGTTCCAATAGTCCTCCATCCCCCTCTTGAGGCCTGGGACTGTCATGCCTAGGCTCTGCCACAAAGACTGCACCTTTAGGTGAGGAAAAACTCAGAAAATGCACAGAagttaaagaaagcaaaaaaactttctttaatGCAAAAGATTAATGAAGTGGAAGTTTAAGTTAGAGATACTAACCTAGACCCCTGGAGGCAACATCTGTGGCAATGAGTATTGGTGACTTTCCAAATTTGAATTCTATAACCAGAAATAAGAGTTAACCTTCCTGTTACAAGTCCATAGAGCTACAAATTTCAACTAGAAATGCCTgacttatttttactgtgtaccATACCATTCAGAACCCAGTCTCTTTCTTGCTGACTCTTATCCCCATGAATCCCCATTGCTGGCCACCTGTGAAACAACCAAGTAAATTAAAACTAGCACCACATAATGCACACAGCAGAAGCAGTTTTCAAAGATACCTACCCATCTCTCCTCATTCTCCTTGTAAGGTCATCACATCGTCTCTTGGTCTCTACAAAAataatggttttgttttctttctcactcATGATTTCTTCAAGCAGTCGGAGAAGTCTGTAAATCAGAAACAAATTCaagccaacaaaaaaaaagttaaagaacatgctttcaaaaaacagaaaatgaaagacCATTACACAAAAGCCAATCTCTAGAGCAGAAATTTAAACTCACTTGTCATCCTTCTCACCATCATTACACACATCCACAATCTGAAGGATGTTGTGGTTGGCGCTCAGCTGAAGTGCACCCACATTAATCTGCACATAATCTTTTAAGAAGTCCTCAGCCAGCTGCCGCACCTCCTTGGGCCAAGTGGCACTCCACATAAGGGTCTGCCTGTCCGGCTGGAAACAGACATCTGTCAGTATTCTTCTTGTGAAAACTACACCGAGAAGTTTCAGGTTTTAGCAAACTACTGAAACCTACTCTGATTTGGTCGACAATTTTTCGGATCTGTGGCTCAAAGCCCATGTCAAGCATTCTGTCAGCCTCATCTAGGACCAGGTAGGTGCACCTCCTTAAATTGGTCTTCCCAGCTTCAAGGAAGTCAATAAGTCTTCCAGGGGTTGCAATGCAAATTTCAACACCTGAAAAAGAACAGCCGAGTATGGCTTAGGGAATTGCTTTTGActgaatgggtgagtgtgtgcatgtaaacGTTTGAGAACATACCTCTTTCAAGATCCCGAATCTGTGGTCCTTTGGGGGCTCCTCCATAAATGCAAGTGGACTTTAGACGTGATGCACGCCCGTACTCAGCTGCAACCTGCTGAACTTGCTGGGCCAGCTCACGGGTTGGAGCAAGCACTAAACACTAGGAGAGAGGGAAGCCATTGGTTTGCAATCCTTTccagggaggagaaaaaaaaccaccactAATACTGAAGTACTTACAATTGGACCATCACCAGGTTCCAGGAATGGCTGATGATTGATGTGCACAATTGCAGGCAATAGATACTGTAAAGATGTTGAAGGTGTAAAATGATCATTAAAACAttgcattaaagaaaaaacttttaaaaatgtacactgATATAAAAGGCTTAACATCCTCAAACCCATAACTTACTGAAAGAGTTTTCCCTGATCCAGTCTGTGCAATTCCAACCATGTCCTTCCCACTTAAGGCCAAAGGCCAGCCTTGGGCTTGAATGGGTGTAGGCTCAGTAAAGTTTTGTTTAGTGATCACATCCATCACATagtctttaaaaacaaagaaattaaaaaaaaaaaaaaaaaaacatgacatccTTGTTTCTAGAACGATGTATTTGGTTTTGTTTGGTTAACTTTAATAGTTTTGTAATACATCTAGAgttaaaactgaagaaacacCAACTTGGAAAAGTAGCCTCATGAAACTTCATAATAGGGTTTGGGCAGTCTCTGCCTTTCACTGTGACTTCTTTGCTTCTCCTGTATTGCTCAACTTCTTGCTGTAAGAGTATGAACATTAGACAGCACTCTCACATGGAAGTCACTCTTACACAAGAATTGAGAGATATGgataaatgttttgatgtgaCCATCTACCATCACATTAGAAATGACACACATGAAGCGAATGCA includes:
- the LOC108940181 gene encoding probable ATP-dependent RNA helicase DDX5, with protein sequence MPGFSDRDRSRDRSYGGGSRFGAGRGGPAPGKFGNPGERLRKKHWNLDELPKFEKNFYKEHPDVTRRSTQEVEQYRRSKEVTVKGRDCPNPIMKFHEATFPNYVMDVITKQNFTEPTPIQAQGWPLALSGKDMVGIAQTGSGKTLSYLLPAIVHINHQPFLEPGDGPICLVLAPTRELAQQVQQVAAEYGRASRLKSTCIYGGAPKGPQIRDLERGVEICIATPGRLIDFLEAGKTNLRRCTYLVLDEADRMLDMGFEPQIRKIVDQIRPDRQTLMWSATWPKEVRQLAEDFLKDYVQINVGALQLSANHNILQIVDVCNDGEKDDKLLRLLEEIMSEKENKTIIFVETKRRCDDLTRRMRRDGWPAMGIHGDKSQQERDWVLNEFKFGKSPILIATDVASRGLDVEDVKFVINYDYPNSSEDYIHRIGRTARSQKTGTAYTFFTPGNMKQASDLISVLREANQAINPKLIQMAEDRGGRSRGGRGTYKDDRRDRYSGARRDFGSFRDKEKDGGFSSGAQNVFGTKMQNGAFGGVGYNSSNSNGFGNGYVSNGQSNFGATNQASTFVNPNFQNQQFGGNPGSSQNGMGHPQFAYNAQQQPQPMVPYPMPPTFPQ